The Sedimentisphaera salicampi genome includes a region encoding these proteins:
- the serS gene encoding serine--tRNA ligase produces the protein MIDIKLIRENPEHFKQAAANKKFEVDIDRLIELDELIRKTKTNMQELTAEKNRIGKEIPKLDKDQKQNAISKLSEIKESEAGYQEKLKELQPEFDRLMLLVPQPPDEDVPVGEDDSENVELRVEGALPEFDFEPKDHVELGKALGIIDLERGVKLAGTRNYFLKGDGALLHWAVLRFSLDYMINQGYTPMCVPLLMREEAMRGTGYFPGAEEQTYMLERDELSLAGTAEVPLTAYRSGEILSEDELPLKYCAMSSCFRREAGAAGKDTHGLYRIHQFEKVEQVVICKNDEAESRKFHDEILANSEGVMKALGIPYRVVSVCTGDLGKGQAEKYDIESWMPSRNSYGETHSASRFYEFQARRMNLRYKDENKKNVFCHTLNNTVIASPRVLIPLMELNQNSDGTITIPEPLRAYMGGKEKIG, from the coding sequence ATGATTGATATAAAGCTTATTAGAGAAAATCCGGAACATTTTAAGCAGGCTGCTGCGAATAAGAAGTTTGAAGTGGATATAGACAGGCTCATCGAGCTTGACGAGCTTATCCGCAAAACCAAAACGAATATGCAGGAGCTTACCGCCGAGAAGAACAGGATCGGCAAAGAGATTCCCAAGCTGGATAAAGACCAGAAGCAAAACGCAATCTCCAAGCTCTCGGAGATCAAGGAATCAGAAGCTGGTTATCAGGAGAAGCTCAAGGAGCTCCAGCCGGAATTTGATAGGCTTATGCTGCTTGTTCCGCAGCCTCCGGATGAAGATGTGCCGGTAGGCGAGGATGACAGCGAGAATGTGGAATTGCGTGTTGAAGGTGCTTTGCCGGAATTCGATTTCGAGCCCAAAGACCACGTGGAGCTGGGCAAGGCGCTTGGCATAATAGACCTCGAGAGAGGCGTTAAGCTCGCAGGCACCCGGAACTACTTCCTCAAGGGTGATGGCGCCCTTCTACACTGGGCTGTGCTTCGTTTTTCGCTGGATTATATGATCAATCAGGGCTACACGCCAATGTGCGTTCCTCTTCTGATGCGTGAGGAGGCAATGCGGGGTACCGGCTATTTCCCCGGCGCAGAGGAGCAGACATATATGCTCGAGCGCGATGAGCTCAGCCTTGCGGGCACGGCGGAGGTGCCGCTAACGGCCTACCGCTCCGGCGAGATCCTCTCAGAGGATGAGCTCCCGCTGAAATACTGCGCAATGAGCAGCTGTTTCCGGCGAGAGGCCGGCGCTGCGGGCAAAGACACGCACGGGCTCTACCGCATCCATCAGTTCGAGAAGGTTGAGCAGGTTGTAATCTGCAAGAATGATGAAGCCGAAAGCCGCAAATTCCACGATGAGATCCTTGCAAACTCTGAGGGCGTTATGAAGGCCTTGGGCATACCATACCGAGTAGTAAGCGTTTGTACGGGCGATCTGGGCAAGGGGCAGGCTGAGAAGTACGACATTGAAAGCTGGATGCCCTCCAGAAACAGCTACGGCGAAACGCATTCTGCAAGCCGGTTCTACGAATTTCAGGCACGCAGAATGAACCTGCGATACAAAGACGAAAACAAGAAGAACGTATTCTGCCATACGCTCAACAACACCGTAATAGCTTCGCCGAGAGTGCTTATTCCGCTTATGGAGCTCAATCAGAATTCCGACGGAACAATCACAATCCCAGAGCCCCTGAGAGCGTATATGGGAGGCAAAGAAAAGATAGGCTGA
- a CDS encoding ComEC/Rec2 family competence protein, which yields MNRKQIQANLALAEVSLVPAAELAARKARLCPLLFAASGFIFGIILSGAAVLPAAVFLLLFSALLALAAFLRKKGAGFCWFAAVLFIASSLLGMQRAASFRNFPPDHINSLISKRTLAQVEAEFVNNPRINERGDFAFCTVNLLAVESAGRDFMAVKGRSNCYISIVSGKDKLPEAGDKAFMYAVFKPISKAKNPGQFDYAAYLRTKGIQTSLNVRSDGIEILERGRPSLFDSLERTAVRTVMGPEESPSSGLLSALLIGRRENLSDETYQNFRTTGLMHLLSLSGMHIGILAGIVWLLLSLTGLGTRGKSLITAAFLILYMIVIPYRSPAMRATLICLLYLSAIAFGRRANALNMLSLACLVTLGLRPLELYSAGWQLSFISVFSIIVFTKPCNLLLNKLTGFRFAGASIEMPGGKRIASWLIKAFSVGLAVFAGTAPVIWQHFYAVYPYSTLNTILLSPLLTLNLAFGLISAVVSAVLPALDFTLEISRQITGVFAEIVRRLSLLPGSELALARPPSYALLAYYPAIGLAAFSLYRAGRKWKLAAGVAGLLAAGLFLFPLAERAFERPLKMTVLSVGAGQAIVLEMPGGETAMLDCGSSTYSRPGKKIIQPFLKQQGIDSLEFISLSHDDSDHYSGVDYLAGNLEVGRIYSADIISCKSPLETAPEAYQSGGCRILFWQNKAADEDNNRSLVQIIQYAGKTTAVTADVQQESQHWLLKRLEDEGISPDFLILPHHGLLTTLDLSFPEKLSPEACVASCGELQDFRGVYESDDFPVYKTAQAGAVQIKITRSGKTQIETFLK from the coding sequence GTGAACCGTAAACAGATACAGGCCAATCTGGCATTGGCTGAGGTTTCGCTGGTGCCTGCAGCTGAGCTGGCAGCTCGGAAGGCGAGGCTCTGCCCGCTCTTATTCGCTGCTTCAGGCTTTATTTTCGGCATAATCCTCTCCGGCGCAGCGGTTTTGCCAGCAGCTGTTTTTCTGTTGCTGTTTTCGGCTTTGCTTGCTTTGGCCGCCTTTCTGCGAAAAAAGGGAGCGGGATTTTGCTGGTTTGCGGCGGTTTTGTTCATAGCTTCATCTCTTCTGGGCATGCAAAGGGCAGCCAGCTTCCGCAATTTTCCGCCAGATCATATCAATTCGCTTATCTCCAAGAGAACCCTCGCACAGGTTGAGGCTGAATTCGTTAATAATCCGCGCATCAATGAGCGGGGGGATTTTGCATTCTGTACTGTAAATTTGCTCGCTGTCGAATCTGCCGGCAGGGATTTTATGGCTGTAAAAGGACGCTCAAACTGCTATATCTCGATAGTAAGCGGTAAAGACAAGCTGCCCGAGGCCGGCGATAAGGCGTTTATGTATGCGGTTTTCAAGCCGATTTCCAAGGCAAAGAATCCCGGGCAGTTTGACTACGCTGCATACCTTCGCACGAAGGGCATACAAACAAGCCTCAACGTTCGCTCCGACGGGATCGAGATTCTCGAGCGGGGCAGGCCGTCGCTTTTCGATTCCCTTGAGAGAACTGCCGTTCGCACAGTGATGGGTCCTGAGGAGAGCCCGTCTTCAGGGCTGCTTTCAGCTCTCTTGATTGGCCGGCGGGAAAACCTCAGCGATGAAACGTATCAGAATTTCAGAACAACCGGCCTTATGCATCTTCTCAGCCTTTCAGGTATGCACATCGGCATACTTGCCGGCATCGTCTGGCTGCTGCTAAGCCTCACAGGGCTCGGCACGCGCGGGAAATCTCTAATCACTGCGGCATTTCTCATCCTCTATATGATCGTTATTCCGTATAGGAGCCCTGCAATGCGGGCAACGCTTATCTGCCTGCTCTATCTCTCTGCGATTGCCTTTGGCAGGAGGGCGAATGCCCTGAATATGCTCTCCCTTGCCTGCCTCGTTACTCTCGGGCTTCGCCCCCTCGAGCTCTACAGCGCCGGCTGGCAGCTCTCTTTCATCAGCGTTTTCTCTATTATCGTATTCACCAAACCCTGCAATCTGCTTTTGAATAAGCTAACCGGTTTTCGGTTTGCCGGCGCTTCGATTGAGATGCCCGGCGGGAAGCGAATTGCTTCTTGGCTTATTAAGGCATTCTCTGTGGGCCTTGCGGTGTTTGCAGGCACTGCCCCTGTAATCTGGCAGCATTTTTATGCGGTATATCCGTACTCCACGCTGAATACTATCCTCCTCTCGCCCCTGCTTACGCTCAATCTCGCCTTCGGGCTGATTTCTGCTGTGGTTTCTGCTGTTTTGCCCGCGTTGGATTTTACGCTCGAGATAAGCAGGCAGATTACGGGCGTGTTTGCGGAAATTGTGCGGAGGCTATCCCTTCTCCCCGGCTCTGAGCTTGCATTGGCAAGGCCGCCTTCTTATGCGCTTCTGGCGTATTATCCAGCTATCGGCCTTGCGGCATTCTCGCTTTACCGCGCAGGGAGAAAATGGAAACTTGCAGCCGGCGTGGCAGGGCTTCTTGCTGCTGGCCTGTTTCTCTTTCCGCTTGCTGAGAGAGCGTTTGAGAGGCCTCTGAAAATGACGGTGCTCTCAGTTGGGGCTGGGCAGGCGATTGTGCTTGAGATGCCCGGCGGGGAAACTGCAATGCTCGATTGCGGGTCTTCCACATACTCCCGCCCGGGGAAAAAGATTATCCAGCCATTCCTCAAGCAGCAGGGCATAGATTCGCTGGAATTCATTTCACTCAGCCATGACGACAGCGACCATTACAGCGGCGTTGACTACCTTGCGGGCAATCTCGAAGTTGGCCGTATATACTCCGCCGATATAATCAGCTGCAAGAGCCCTCTCGAAACAGCTCCAGAGGCCTATCAGTCAGGCGGATGCAGAATTCTGTTTTGGCAGAATAAGGCAGCGGACGAAGATAACAACCGCTCGCTCGTTCAGATTATACAATACGCCGGCAAAACGACAGCCGTAACAGCGGACGTGCAGCAGGAAAGCCAGCATTGGCTGCTCAAAAGGCTCGAGGACGAGGGGATATCGCCGGATTTCCTCATTCTCCCGCACCACGGTCTGCTCACTACGTTAGATCTGAGCTTCCCCGAGAAGCTCTCGCCTGAGGCCTGCGTAGCAAGCTGCGGTGAGCTTCAGGATTTCCGGGGCGTTTATGAATCCGATGATTTTCCCGTATATAAAACCGCTCAGGCAGGGGCAGTGCAGATTAAAATTACCCGCTCAGGAAAGACCCAAATTGAAACTTTTCTCAAATGA
- a CDS encoding dihydrolipoyl dehydrogenase — protein sequence MTEKDAVIIGAGSGGLSALRQIKNATDNYLMIDPGPLGTKCARVGCMPSKALIKAANDFHRRHKFQSEGISGAESLSIDPDSVMEYVRGMRDKFAGNMEKVTRKLAGDNLIEAKAKILAPDMVEAGGERIKTKSIVIATGASPLIPSPWREFGDRILTSETIFEQKHIPKKIAVIGLGVIGLELGQALSRIGTEVVGFDMKETLGGLTDESVKKRAIEAVGSDFPIHLGEAARLSSTKDCKITVCYGDHCDCYDAVLAAMGVSPNIEGLGLENLGVELNDRGLPNFNPKTAQISDLPVYIAGDVNGCRPILHEALDEGFIAGKNAAAGQDDCFCRRVPLRIVFSDPQIAAVGYMREELETTGREFVVGREDFSDQARAALEQNNKGLLHIYADNQTARFLGAEMAIPGAEHIAHQLAVAAQNQMTVFEMLQSPFYHPVLEEGLRSALRNAASKLKDKHTQPELLVCGSCPESPLC from the coding sequence ATGACAGAGAAAGACGCAGTAATTATCGGAGCAGGCAGCGGCGGACTCTCCGCACTGAGGCAAATCAAAAACGCAACAGACAACTACCTTATGATAGACCCGGGGCCGCTTGGAACGAAATGCGCGAGAGTGGGCTGTATGCCTTCGAAGGCGCTTATAAAGGCTGCAAACGATTTCCACAGAAGGCATAAATTCCAGAGCGAAGGGATAAGCGGAGCGGAAAGCTTAAGCATAGATCCCGATTCGGTGATGGAGTATGTACGCGGGATGCGGGATAAATTTGCAGGGAATATGGAGAAGGTTACCAGAAAGCTCGCAGGCGATAATCTTATTGAGGCGAAGGCAAAGATTTTAGCTCCGGATATGGTGGAAGCAGGCGGCGAAAGGATAAAAACAAAGAGCATTGTGATTGCAACCGGCGCATCGCCTCTTATCCCGAGCCCTTGGCGGGAATTCGGCGATAGGATCCTCACCAGCGAAACAATCTTCGAACAGAAACACATCCCGAAAAAGATTGCCGTGATTGGGCTTGGAGTGATAGGGCTCGAGCTCGGACAGGCGCTTAGCAGAATAGGGACGGAAGTAGTGGGCTTTGATATGAAGGAAACCCTCGGTGGGCTCACGGATGAATCTGTGAAGAAGAGGGCAATAGAAGCGGTTGGCAGTGATTTCCCGATACATCTCGGCGAGGCTGCAAGGCTTTCATCCACGAAAGACTGCAAAATCACCGTCTGCTACGGCGACCACTGCGACTGCTACGATGCCGTGCTTGCGGCTATGGGAGTGAGCCCGAATATCGAAGGGCTCGGGCTTGAAAATCTTGGTGTTGAACTGAATGATAGAGGACTGCCGAATTTCAACCCCAAAACAGCGCAGATATCCGATCTGCCGGTATATATAGCTGGCGATGTAAACGGCTGCAGGCCGATACTGCACGAGGCGCTCGACGAGGGCTTCATAGCAGGCAAAAATGCAGCAGCAGGACAAGACGACTGCTTCTGCAGACGCGTCCCGCTGAGGATTGTCTTCAGCGACCCGCAGATTGCTGCTGTGGGGTATATGCGCGAGGAGCTCGAAACAACCGGCAGGGAGTTTGTTGTGGGCAGGGAGGATTTCTCCGATCAGGCAAGAGCCGCCCTCGAACAGAACAACAAGGGCCTGCTGCATATCTATGCAGACAATCAGACTGCCCGTTTCCTCGGGGCGGAGATGGCTATCCCGGGAGCAGAGCATATCGCCCATCAGCTCGCTGTAGCGGCGCAGAATCAGATGACTGTATTCGAGATGCTTCAGTCTCCGTTTTATCATCCCGTGCTGGAGGAGGGCCTTCGTTCGGCTCTCAGAAATGCCGCATCAAAACTAAAAGACAAACATACTCAGCCCGAGCTTCTGGTATGCGGGAGCTGTCCGGAATCTCCATTATGCTGA
- a CDS encoding excinuclease ABC subunit UvrC: MAEDKGKIEQIREQIRQFPTAPGLYFMRDSKDAVLYIGKAKNLRSRVSSYFLPSSDIHSSRGPKIAEMLEQVCSVSFLETESEVDAILQEARLIKDIRPPYNTNLLDDKTFPYLQITTYEDFPGVYITRNPGEKRCRLFGPFTAIRELRGVLVLLQKIFKFRTCRLEISENDEKRRFFRPCLLHSINQCTAPCAARISKEEYREIIEELTRFLRSKRSVVLRELKEKMQKASSELRFEEAAEYRDKINLISKLESRGTVSENVQPELFVHNLSAANQKLAEMLGSADPIRTIEGFDIAHLGGSETVGSLVKFIDGSPFKHGYRRFKIKTVEGIDDYASMQEVIRRRYKRALDGRELLPDMLLIDGGLGQLHAVENVLNEFEGQKPYLASLAKKEEIIYVSGKDKPLRLPANSPVRKLFQYIRDESHRFAQHYHHILRRKAFLEEAENKAKKSRTKREKKSTNKPEE; the protein is encoded by the coding sequence ATGGCAGAAGATAAAGGCAAAATTGAGCAGATTCGCGAGCAGATAAGGCAGTTCCCAACCGCCCCCGGGCTGTACTTCATGAGAGACAGCAAAGACGCTGTGCTGTATATCGGGAAGGCGAAGAACCTTCGTTCCAGAGTCTCGAGCTACTTCCTGCCCAGCTCAGACATCCATTCATCCCGAGGCCCGAAGATTGCAGAAATGCTTGAGCAGGTGTGCTCTGTGAGCTTTCTGGAAACTGAGAGCGAAGTTGATGCAATACTTCAGGAGGCGCGGCTGATAAAAGACATAAGACCGCCCTACAACACCAACCTGCTCGACGACAAGACCTTCCCGTACCTCCAGATTACCACATACGAAGACTTCCCGGGCGTTTATATCACCCGCAATCCGGGCGAGAAACGCTGCCGGCTGTTCGGGCCGTTTACGGCAATCAGAGAGCTCAGGGGGGTTTTGGTGCTATTGCAGAAGATATTCAAATTCAGAACTTGCAGGCTGGAAATCTCAGAAAACGACGAGAAACGAAGATTCTTTCGCCCCTGCCTTCTGCACAGCATTAATCAATGCACCGCCCCGTGCGCTGCAAGAATCAGCAAGGAAGAATACCGCGAGATAATCGAAGAGCTCACAAGATTTCTCCGCTCAAAAAGGAGCGTGGTTCTCAGGGAGCTCAAAGAGAAGATGCAGAAGGCCTCCTCCGAGCTGCGGTTTGAAGAGGCCGCTGAATACCGCGATAAGATAAATCTAATCTCCAAGCTTGAGAGCCGTGGAACTGTAAGCGAGAATGTGCAGCCTGAGCTGTTTGTTCATAATCTCTCTGCGGCAAATCAGAAACTCGCCGAGATGCTGGGCTCTGCCGATCCGATAAGGACTATTGAAGGATTTGATATCGCCCATCTGGGCGGTTCGGAAACGGTGGGCTCGCTGGTGAAATTCATAGATGGAAGCCCCTTCAAACACGGCTACCGCAGATTCAAGATCAAAACAGTTGAAGGAATAGACGACTACGCCTCAATGCAGGAGGTGATAAGGCGAAGATACAAACGCGCTTTAGACGGCCGCGAGCTTTTGCCTGATATGCTGCTCATCGACGGCGGGCTCGGCCAGCTTCACGCAGTGGAGAATGTGCTCAACGAATTTGAGGGGCAAAAGCCCTATCTCGCCTCGCTGGCAAAAAAGGAAGAGATCATATACGTATCGGGCAAAGACAAACCCCTGCGCCTGCCGGCAAATTCGCCGGTAAGAAAGCTCTTCCAGTATATACGCGACGAATCCCACAGATTCGCCCAGCACTACCACCACATACTCAGAAGAAAGGCCTTCCTTGAAGAGGCAGAAAACAAGGCCAAAAAAAGCAGGACAAAAAGAGAAAAGAAAAGTACGAATAAACCTGAAGAATAA
- a CDS encoding peptide-N-glycosidase F-related protein yields MKRFVTAAAITLIGSICFAESLKLPEAGGFEISFKADFEKGSDIGLIMCSRENPFSFSSTKPAAEKALGIGLQYEEKDDKKKRSSIFLTSSGLILENKPSTLKFEGRREIKIKLTPVCGGRELTLWTDGIKHSFYSDYFLPDAVYPLSRLYFSEKAEVMDLSVEKTGEGFQNSKPKELRWEGSGYWNRSSKTLSLPESLEGIGRVTLDWRLIPKNDPWDRVNRLFAEEKGQDFEIARIITSYNEAGGRWKQDITPLAKLLTGERKLAMQVDGNFGWEITLRYYKGQGREIPRKIFPLWNGKFRYGTPEVKGLEGIEPKEIKLPDWAERAEFFSIFTGHGWKGNKGHGAEFIRKWRKLSAGGKEFMSYLWQSNNEFNPIDHQGGTWHIDRAGWRPGCLVRPWIVSVPAEGGKKLKLDYAAEPYSANFKKDSQGRGYHAQHIAASCLLVYD; encoded by the coding sequence ATGAAAAGGTTTGTTACAGCAGCCGCAATCACCCTGATAGGCTCAATCTGTTTTGCAGAAAGCCTGAAGCTGCCTGAAGCCGGCGGATTTGAGATAAGCTTCAAGGCGGATTTTGAAAAAGGAAGTGATATCGGGCTGATTATGTGCAGCAGGGAAAATCCATTCTCCTTCTCCAGCACTAAACCAGCCGCAGAAAAAGCCCTGGGCATAGGCCTTCAATACGAGGAAAAAGATGACAAAAAGAAACGCTCATCAATCTTTCTCACAAGCAGCGGACTGATACTCGAGAACAAGCCGAGCACGCTTAAATTTGAAGGCAGGCGGGAGATTAAAATAAAGCTTACGCCCGTATGCGGCGGGCGGGAATTAACTCTCTGGACTGACGGCATCAAGCACAGCTTTTACAGTGATTATTTCCTGCCGGATGCGGTCTATCCGCTCAGCCGGTTATATTTCAGCGAGAAGGCCGAGGTTATGGATTTATCAGTAGAGAAAACAGGCGAGGGCTTTCAGAATTCAAAGCCGAAAGAGCTGCGCTGGGAGGGCTCAGGATACTGGAACAGGAGCTCAAAAACCCTCAGCCTCCCTGAAAGCCTCGAAGGCATCGGCAGGGTTACTCTCGACTGGAGGCTTATCCCGAAAAACGACCCGTGGGACAGGGTGAACAGGCTCTTCGCAGAAGAGAAAGGGCAGGATTTTGAGATTGCCCGCATCATCACAAGCTACAATGAAGCCGGGGGCAGGTGGAAGCAGGATATAACACCTCTTGCCAAGCTGCTCACAGGCGAAAGAAAGCTTGCCATGCAGGTTGACGGAAATTTCGGCTGGGAAATCACTTTGCGGTACTACAAAGGCCAAGGAAGGGAGATTCCCCGCAAGATCTTCCCGCTATGGAACGGGAAATTCCGCTACGGCACGCCCGAGGTGAAAGGGCTTGAGGGCATAGAGCCTAAAGAAATAAAGCTTCCGGACTGGGCAGAGAGAGCAGAATTTTTCAGCATATTCACAGGCCACGGCTGGAAAGGAAATAAAGGCCACGGCGCTGAATTTATAAGGAAATGGCGCAAGCTCAGCGCAGGCGGGAAAGAGTTTATGAGCTATCTCTGGCAGAGCAACAACGAATTCAACCCAATAGACCATCAGGGCGGGACATGGCATATAGACAGAGCCGGCTGGCGTCCCGGATGCCTTGTGAGGCCTTGGATAGTGAGCGTTCCAGCCGAAGGCGGCAAAAAGCTGAAATTAGATTACGCCGCCGAGCCGTACTCAGCAAACTTCAAAAAAGACTCCCAAGGCAGAGGATACCATGCCCAGCACATTGCAGCATCCTGCCTTTTAGTTTATGATTAA
- a CDS encoding O-antigen ligase family protein codes for MAAKKKKKTTKKMLLLCCGFFLAMAGVRLTTVEALGINRIDPLSDIPVNFRFLMITVSCLIAFCIYLFSRLRSSSPGWAKNGSEIPALIFAAIAGLLCFFASEKRAAVNHSLMLISGLCLFQLITQLEDRKLASKLILALLFGACAVNFAEGIFQLSQSNEYIIKAYEENPQAQLEALSITPGTLDEFMYEHRLYSNEIKGFFTNSNAMGSLALLCFFPSLALFLSSFREKSEAKSRLLLGVQTICILAMVVLASSKGCFLALIGGLVLFGACFLFKAAGRKKSLAFWGIAAAGLLAVLTAAAYAGLNQTLPGGGSMHVRGQYWFAGVRMLADNIWGVGADNFRFFYPHFKLPEAMETVTDPHNFILSLACQFGILGLAAILAAYVLPIWKSFKNDSDNQSLQAESYKPAALLAGAGALAMIILRPLLIPVQYSENSGANSYAAAIMFIFPAVVFFGWAFFLSKHGVKKLNFSNLKTGLLCGIAALLIHNTIDFAIFETGNFLAFSAACGLLFVISRQQKTEPVKGLIPKTLMFSSAAAIMAGVIFFAAIPAWKMKNTFLAAMQTRFQNDAALNRFANSDPLSSWPASLTGKAYLRNFRENQNEKLLEKAEQMFTKQAMLNRASFKPYLRLAEVSELQAENSISRGKKDNLKDACSYYQMAIMRYPGKGEIHLKYALALKKLGKDEQALREFKAAKKIELMFREEFRRNYPEEELISRIGKEKFNIIEENISKLSETLELSTETDK; via the coding sequence ATGGCAGCGAAAAAGAAGAAAAAGACAACTAAAAAAATGCTCCTCCTGTGCTGCGGCTTTTTCCTTGCTATGGCCGGAGTGAGGCTTACTACCGTTGAAGCCTTAGGGATAAACAGAATAGACCCCTTATCTGATATACCGGTAAATTTCAGATTCCTGATGATTACCGTATCGTGCCTCATTGCATTCTGCATTTATCTTTTCTCCCGCCTGCGTTCTTCGAGCCCCGGCTGGGCGAAAAACGGCTCGGAGATTCCGGCCTTGATCTTTGCGGCAATCGCAGGGCTGCTCTGCTTTTTTGCATCTGAGAAAAGGGCTGCTGTCAACCACAGCCTTATGCTCATCTCGGGGCTGTGTCTTTTTCAGCTTATAACCCAGCTTGAAGACAGAAAACTCGCAAGCAAACTCATTCTCGCTTTGCTTTTCGGGGCGTGCGCGGTGAATTTTGCGGAGGGGATCTTCCAGCTCTCTCAGAGCAATGAATATATTATCAAGGCCTACGAAGAGAACCCGCAGGCTCAGCTTGAAGCCCTTTCGATCACCCCGGGAACTCTTGATGAGTTTATGTATGAACACAGGCTTTATTCAAACGAAATCAAGGGATTCTTCACAAACAGCAATGCGATGGGCTCTTTGGCTCTGCTTTGCTTTTTCCCGTCGCTTGCTTTGTTTCTCTCAAGCTTTCGTGAGAAGAGCGAAGCCAAATCACGCCTGCTTCTCGGCGTTCAGACAATCTGCATACTCGCAATGGTTGTTCTTGCCTCGAGTAAAGGCTGCTTTCTTGCCCTTATTGGAGGGCTGGTTTTGTTTGGGGCCTGCTTCCTTTTCAAAGCCGCAGGAAGAAAAAAGTCTTTGGCCTTCTGGGGCATTGCAGCAGCGGGGCTTTTGGCAGTTTTGACTGCAGCAGCTTATGCAGGGCTCAATCAAACCCTCCCGGGCGGAGGCTCAATGCACGTTCGCGGGCAGTACTGGTTTGCAGGGGTTAGAATGCTCGCTGATAATATCTGGGGGGTTGGTGCAGACAACTTCCGCTTCTTCTATCCCCATTTCAAGCTGCCTGAGGCTATGGAAACCGTTACAGACCCGCACAACTTCATTCTCAGCCTCGCCTGCCAATTCGGGATTTTAGGGCTTGCAGCTATTCTGGCAGCATACGTGTTGCCAATCTGGAAGAGCTTCAAGAATGATTCAGACAATCAATCGCTTCAGGCTGAGAGCTACAAACCAGCTGCCTTACTGGCAGGCGCAGGGGCATTGGCTATGATTATTCTCCGCCCACTGCTTATCCCTGTGCAGTACAGCGAAAATTCAGGGGCGAACAGCTATGCAGCGGCTATTATGTTCATCTTTCCTGCAGTTGTATTCTTCGGCTGGGCGTTTTTCCTCTCCAAGCACGGCGTGAAGAAACTGAATTTCTCAAACCTTAAAACAGGTCTGCTCTGCGGGATCGCCGCCTTACTAATCCACAACACTATAGACTTTGCAATCTTCGAAACGGGCAATTTCCTCGCATTCTCCGCTGCCTGCGGGCTGCTTTTTGTAATAAGCAGACAGCAGAAAACTGAACCCGTTAAAGGACTAATCCCTAAAACGCTAATGTTTTCTTCAGCAGCCGCTATTATGGCAGGGGTTATATTTTTCGCTGCAATCCCAGCTTGGAAAATGAAAAACACCTTCCTCGCAGCAATGCAGACACGATTCCAGAATGATGCGGCTTTGAACAGATTCGCAAATTCTGATCCGCTCAGCAGTTGGCCGGCATCGCTTACAGGGAAGGCCTATCTGAGAAATTTCAGAGAAAACCAAAACGAAAAACTGCTCGAAAAGGCAGAACAGATGTTCACAAAACAGGCTATGCTGAACAGAGCGAGCTTCAAGCCGTACCTCAGGCTGGCTGAGGTGAGCGAGCTGCAGGCGGAAAATTCAATCAGCAGAGGCAAAAAAGACAACCTGAAGGATGCGTGCAGCTACTACCAGATGGCAATTATGCGATACCCGGGCAAGGGCGAAATTCACCTGAAATACGCTCTGGCACTAAAAAAACTCGGCAAGGATGAGCAGGCTCTGAGAGAATTCAAGGCGGCAAAAAAAATTGAGCTGATGTTCAGGGAAGAATTCAGGAGAAACTACCCCGAAGAGGAGCTTATCTCAAGAATAGGCAAAGAAAAATTCAATATAATTGAAGAAAATATAAGCAAGCTCAGCGAAACCCTTGAATTAAGCACGGAAACAGATAAATGA